DNA from Candidatus Beckwithbacteria bacterium:
GTAATACTAACGAGGGATACGTCAAGTCAATTTTTGATGATTTAGGATTTGATGCGGTGACGGTTAACCCGTATTTTGGCCGGGAAGCGCTCCAGCCGTTTTTAGACCGAGCGGATAAGGGGATTATCATTTTATGTAAAACTTCTAATCCGGGTAGTGGTGAATTCCAGGACTTAGTTTGGGAAAAAGTTGCCAGAAATGTGGTCAATGATTGGAATAAAAATAACAACTGTTTGTTAGTGGCGGGGGCGACTTATCCGGAAGAATTAGCCAAAATCAGAAAAATTGCGGGGGAAATGACGCTATTAGTGCCGGGAATCGGGGAGCAGGGCGGGGATGTCGAAAAGACGGTTAAAGCCGGATTAAACCGTCAGAAAGCCGGTATGATTATTAATTCTTCGCGCGGGATAATTTTTAGTGAAAATCCCCGCTTGGAAGCGCAAAAATTAAGAGATAGAATTAATCAATACCGCCAATGAAATACAAAATTGTCAGCGCTAAACCAAAAGAAAAACTGGATGTTGCCAAATTAATAAAATATCCGAAAGATTTTCACGGCTCGACGAAAGTTGATCATTTAGTTAAATTCGGGGATTCGTTTGTCAGTTTAATTGGTAAAAGCGAGGCGGATTTGCCTAAAGATGGAGTGGTGATTTTGGAACATGATTTTGACGAAGCCAGAAAATTAATGGATAAGATTAATGAGTTGGCCCAACAGGTAATCAGCGACGCGACTAAATATGACGATGTTGGTTTTTGCCGGGAATACTTTAATTTGGCTCAAGCTGGTTACAGAATGCTGGATAAATATAAACCGGTGGGAATACCTGTTAGTTTAGAGCGGGCCGGATTAGTAACAACCAGACTGGTTTTAGGGGTAGACAGAGATGCGGTGATTGAGAATGAGCAGCGGGTAGTGACTAAGCGAACACATCTTGTTGCCGAGCCGGACACAAATTTGTCGGTCACGGTTCAGTGGCGGGATATCCCTAAGCTAAAACAAATCTCAAGCCGGGAAATTCTTTTAAGCGATTTTGTTAATCCGGCCTCCGGAGCTTCCGGGCTGGCTTTTATTGTGGCGGCTCAGGCCAAAGGCCTAGCCGTAGCGAAAATTAACCATCGGTCAATCAGCTGTACCCGGCAAGGATTGATTTTTACCAGAAAAACATTAGCCGATATGGGGATTAAAAGTAGTTTTACAAGTGTGGGTGAAGCGAACGAATTAAATGAAATGTATTATTTAACCGGCCAGAGGGCGGTCGCCGATGCCGGGCACTTATTGCGTCACTTCCTACCCAAGTGGTATAAACAGTAGATATGTTGGTTTTTTCCGGCACTTCAAATAAGTTATTGGCAGCCAGGTTAGCTAAAGCGTTAAAAACGAGACTGGGAAAAATTGAATTATCTAAGTTTCCGAATGACGAAATCAGAGTGTGGGTGACAGAAAAAAATGTGGGCAAGCGAGCCGTGGTGGTGCAGTCTTTGTCGCATCGGACAGACAACCATTTGATGCAATTTTGCTTGATTTGCGATGCTTTAAAAAGAAAAGGGGTTAATAAAATTATTGCGGTGATTCCCTGGATGGGTTATTCCAAACAGGATAAAGCTTTCCGGCCGGGCGAGCCGTTATCAGCTCAGGTGGTCGCTAAAATGTTAGAAGTAACACAGTTAACAAAAATAATTACTTATGATTTACACAAACCGGAGATTGCCAGATTTTTCAAAACTAAAGTAATTAATTTGTCCGGCAGAAGAGTTTTTCGGGAGTATTTTAAAAATAAAGTCGATCAAAATACGGTCGTGGTGGCGCCGGATGAAGGAGCCCGTAATTCCTCCAAGCGGTTTGCTTATGATTTAAAGGCACATGTGGCCTACATTAAGAAAAAAAGAGATTTAAATACCGGCAAAGTCACGGTTAGAGGCATCAGCCGGAGCGTGGCCGGTAAGAAAATTCTCATTAAAGATGACATGATTGCTACCGGCAGCACTTTAATCGAAGCGGCTAAATTTTTAAAAACCCAAAACGTGGCGTCGATTGCCGTGGCCGCGACGCACCATTTGTATTTGCCGGGAGTGCAGGAAAAGTTAGACCAAAGCGGGATTACCAACTTAGTGGTGACGGATACGGTCGAGCCAAAAGCACGATCAAAAAAACTAACGGTGGTGAGTGTGGCGGAAATGATTGCTAAAGAAATTAGAAACTGATTTGATGAACAAAGTCATTAATTTAAATAATCAAAGCGAGTGGTTGACGTTTGACGATGTGTTATTGCTGCCGAATTATTCGGAAGTGACGCCTTCAAAAACGGATACAACAACTAAGTTAACAGAAAAAATTAAATTGCCAATTCCGATTTTAGCCTCACCGATGGACACAGTTTGCGAATCAGCGATGGCCCTCCGTTTAGGTAAAATCGGCGGGTACGGCATTATCCATCGTAACTTATCAATCGAAAAACAAGTGGGCGAATTAAAATTGGTTTTAAAAGCAGGGGTAAAAGCAGGAGCGGCGGTTGGGGTAGGGGTGGATTTTAAAGATAGAGTGGCGGCTTTAATTAAAGCCGGGGTGAAGGAGATTTGTGTGGATTCGGCCCACGGCCACACGAAACACGTTATTGAGGCAATTAAAAAGATAAAAATATTCCACTCCGGAGTGGAAGTAATTGCCGGCAATGTGGCTACTTATGAAGGCGCTGATGATTTATTTAAAGCCGGCGCGGCGGCAGTCAAAGTAGGGATGGGGCCGGGTTCGATCTGCACCACCAGAATTATGTCCGGCATGGGAGTGCCGCAGTTGTCAGCGATTGTGGCTGGGGCCAAAGCGGCTAAAAAATATAAAAAAAGCATTATTGCCGACGGCGGTATCCGTACCAGCGGAGATCTGGTGAAAGCTTTGGCGGCCGGAGCGGCTGCAGTGATGCTGGGTTCTTTATTAGCCGGGACTGACGCGGCGCCGGGGAAATTAGTCACTTATCAAGGTAAAAAATATAAAACTTACCGGGGAATGGGTTCGGTTGGAGCGATGAAGCAAGGGAGTGCCGAACGTTATGGTCAGAAAAAAACCGATAAAATCCTGGTGGCGGAGGGGGTGGAGGGATTAGTAGAATACAAAGGCAAGCTGGAAGATTTTGTTTACCAGTTAGTCGGCGGGTTAAGATCAGGTTTAGCCTACCTGGGAGCAAAAAACTTAAAAGAATTGCGGCAAAAGGCCAAGTTCATCCGGATTTCCCGCGCCGGCGTGTATGAATCCCGGCCGCACAGCATTTTGCTGCTTGACAGGTAAAAAATAATCGATTATTTTGGAAGTAGATTAGGGCTAAGGAAGCCCTATTTTTTTTCTGCCAAAGGCGGACAAGGGGCAGAAAGGAGGTAAAAATGGTTAATTCAGAGAGGTTATTACCAGATCCTCCAGTTCCACAAGAAGCAACACCGGCGGAAACACATTCCAGACTAGAGTATTTGTCGCCAGAAGTACGGGAAAGATTACAAAAGCTCGCTGAAACTAGGGGGGAAGCGGCGGCGGCGGCGGAAACCGTGGGATTGATGGATGCATAGTTTTCCGCTATAATTAAATATGGCGAATGAGTTAGCTTTTTTAAAGCAGGAGTTTTTAAGGGAAGCGAAAGTCATTGATGCAACAAGAGGTTATATTTCAGTCGGCTCTTTTAATTTGCGGATGAAGCCGGAGGTGTTAAAGGCAGCAGCCCGATTAATCGCCAATGTTTTTAAAAACGATAAGATTGATACGGTCCACGGCATTCCTCATTCCGGCAATTATTTGGCAACGGCAGTGGCTCTGGAATTGGGAAGTAAAGTCCGGTTACACAGTTCACGTAAAGACCAGAATATTCCGACCAGCTGGAAAGATGTTTATCGTCAGGAAGTGCGGTCGTTTACGACTTCGTCCGGCGGGGTGGATGTTTTTTCCGGGATTAATTTATCTTTTGTGAAAAAAGGCGACCGGGTGCTCTTATTGGACGATGTTTGTGCCAAAGGGGAAACCGGTTATAGAATTGTTAAAGGCTTGTTGGAGCGGGGAGTGAAAGTAGTCGGATTTGCGGTTTTATTTGATAAAGTTTTTCAGGGCGGATTAGAGCAAGTGCAGACTTTGGGGGTGAAAGTATTTTCCTGCGTGAGGGTAAAAAGTATCGACAAGAATGATCAGGTGAAGTTGTTATGATTATTGTCATCGATTTTGGTTCGCAAACAGCCCATTTAATTAATCGAAGAATCAGGGATTTGGGAGTAGAGAGCCGGGTCGTCAGTTATAAAATAAGCCTTGAAAAACTTAAAAACCTTAAGGGAATAATTTTATCCGGTGGGCCAAGCTTTGTAAACTTGCCTAATTCGCCGACAATTTCCAAAAAAGTATTTAGCTTGGGGGTGCCGGTTTTAGGGATTTGTTACGGCATGCAGCTGATGGGTAAAATTTTAGGCGGCGAGGTTGGCAAAGGAAAAAATAAAGAGTTCGGTGTGGTTGAGGTAGATCTAAAAAAATCTAAGCTGTTTAAAGGAAT
Protein-coding regions in this window:
- the pyrF gene encoding orotidine-5'-phosphate decarboxylase codes for the protein MNFQDKLDKIVAKNNSLLCVGLDQGEWEFNQKIIDQTHDLVCAYKPNFAFYEALGIRGWENLKKTVEYIKTFHSGVVVIADAKRADIGNTNEGYVKSIFDDLGFDAVTVNPYFGREALQPFLDRADKGIIILCKTSNPGSGEFQDLVWEKVARNVVNDWNKNNNCLLVAGATYPEELAKIRKIAGEMTLLVPGIGEQGGDVEKTVKAGLNRQKAGMIINSSRGIIFSENPRLEAQKLRDRINQYRQ
- a CDS encoding ribose-phosphate pyrophosphokinase; translation: MLVFSGTSNKLLAARLAKALKTRLGKIELSKFPNDEIRVWVTEKNVGKRAVVVQSLSHRTDNHLMQFCLICDALKRKGVNKIIAVIPWMGYSKQDKAFRPGEPLSAQVVAKMLEVTQLTKIITYDLHKPEIARFFKTKVINLSGRRVFREYFKNKVDQNTVVVAPDEGARNSSKRFAYDLKAHVAYIKKKRDLNTGKVTVRGISRSVAGKKILIKDDMIATGSTLIEAAKFLKTQNVASIAVAATHHLYLPGVQEKLDQSGITNLVVTDTVEPKARSKKLTVVSVAEMIAKEIRN
- a CDS encoding IMP dehydrogenase; translation: MNKVINLNNQSEWLTFDDVLLLPNYSEVTPSKTDTTTKLTEKIKLPIPILASPMDTVCESAMALRLGKIGGYGIIHRNLSIEKQVGELKLVLKAGVKAGAAVGVGVDFKDRVAALIKAGVKEICVDSAHGHTKHVIEAIKKIKIFHSGVEVIAGNVATYEGADDLFKAGAAAVKVGMGPGSICTTRIMSGMGVPQLSAIVAGAKAAKKYKKSIIADGGIRTSGDLVKALAAGAAAVMLGSLLAGTDAAPGKLVTYQGKKYKTYRGMGSVGAMKQGSAERYGQKKTDKILVAEGVEGLVEYKGKLEDFVYQLVGGLRSGLAYLGAKNLKELRQKAKFIRISRAGVYESRPHSILLLDR
- a CDS encoding phosphoribosyltransferase family protein, which encodes MANELAFLKQEFLREAKVIDATRGYISVGSFNLRMKPEVLKAAARLIANVFKNDKIDTVHGIPHSGNYLATAVALELGSKVRLHSSRKDQNIPTSWKDVYRQEVRSFTTSSGGVDVFSGINLSFVKKGDRVLLLDDVCAKGETGYRIVKGLLERGVKVVGFAVLFDKVFQGGLEQVQTLGVKVFSCVRVKSIDKNDQVKLL